A stretch of Pygocentrus nattereri isolate fPygNat1 chromosome 8, fPygNat1.pri, whole genome shotgun sequence DNA encodes these proteins:
- the LOC108420326 gene encoding patatin-like phospholipase domain-containing protein 2 isoform X1, with product MLNSNKEWTISFSGCGFLSIYYLGVYVCLLERAQDLIERTTKICGASSGALIGAMIACQLSPAKCCKNLMELSKEARKGTLGSMHPSFNLLKLTRKLLVQELPSNAHHMASGRLCVSLTRVSDGQNVLVSEFASKNDLIQALICSCFFPLYCGVVPPSYHGTRYVDGALSNNLPYFSLRNTITVSIFSGESDICPYDYPFYFHEVRHSNVSIQVNFANVQRVIQAFFPPEAEVMAEFCENGYKDALTFLKENDLLEIDSPRTDLITTHKQDKSFSHYNVHNQSVVDTDQDRHTQYGSKRRQNCQLDNHEAGLLPEPIKKVISEARTKKRRWMAELFVVKLVTSILMLCLLPVETVYFTLLKFAYWTPEIASDLRWLWDLTMQMTGLVWRQLCSKEAVCRPRCLVLYTCGHGSD from the exons ATGCTTAACTCGAATAAAGAGTGGACCATCTCTTTTTCTGGCTGTGGTTTTTTGAGCATATATTATTTGGGAGTGTATGTCTGCCTGTTGGAGCGGGCACAGGACCTGATTGAAAGGACAACAAAGATTTGTGGGGCTTCATCGGGAGCACTGATAGGAGCAATGATAGCATGCCAACTATCACCAG CAAAGTGCTGTAAAAATCTGATGGAACTTTCCAAAGAGGCTCGGAAGGGCACACTAGGCTCCATGCATCCATCCTTCAACTTACTGAAGTTAACTAGGAAGCTCCTGGTCCAGGAGCTGCCCAGTAACGCTCACCACATGGCCAGTGGGAGACTGTGTGTGTCACTAACACGTGTTTCAGACGGACAGAATGTGCTGGTGTCTGAGTTTGCAAGCAAAAATGACCTCATCCAG GCTCTAATTTGCAGCTgctttttcccactttactgTGGAGTAGTGCCACCAAGTTATCATGGTACT cgCTATGTGGACGGAGCCCTGAGTAATAACCTACCTTATTTCAGTCTGAGGAACACCATCACTGTCTCGATATTTTCTGGAGAAAGCGATATCTGTCCTTATGATTATCCATTTTACTTCCATGAAGTACGACATAGCAATGTTAGCATCCAGGTCAACTTTGCTAATGTACAACGCGTCATCCAGGCCTTCTTCCCTCCAGAAGCTGAG GTTATGGCAGAGTTCTGTGAAAATGGATACAAAGATGCTCTAACTTTTCTGAAAGAAAACG ATTTGCTAGAAATAGACTCACCCAGGACTGATCTAATAACAACTCACAAGCAAGACAAATCATTCAGTCACTACAATGTACACAACCAGTCAGTGGTGGACACAGACCAAGATAGGCACACACAGTATGGATCAAAGAGGAGACAGAACTGTCAGCTGGATAATCATGAGGCTGGCCTGCTTCCTGAGCCCATAAAAAAAG TTATCTCTGAGGCCAGAACAAAGAAACGAAGATGGATGGCTGAACTTTTTGTAGTGAAGTTGGTCACATCCATACTGATGCTGTGTCTTCTGCCTGTTGAAACAGTCTACTTCACACTTCTGAA ATTTGCTTACTGGACGCCGGAGATAGCGTCTGATCTGCGGTGGCTATGGGACCTGACCATGCAGATGACTGGACTGGTGTGGCGACAACTATGCTCTAAAG aagcagtctgcaggcctaggtgcttggttttatacacctgtggccatggaagtgattag
- the LOC108420326 gene encoding patatin-like phospholipase domain-containing protein 2 isoform X2 produces the protein MLNSNKEWTISFSGCGFLSIYYLGVYVCLLERAQDLIERTTKICGASSGALIGAMIACQLSPAKCCKNLMELSKEARKGTLGSMHPSFNLLKLTRKLLVQELPSNAHHMASGRLCVSLTRVSDGQNVLVSEFASKNDLIQALICSCFFPLYCGVVPPSYHGTRYVDGALSNNLPYFSLRNTITVSIFSGESDICPYDYPFYFHEVRHSNVSIQVNFANVQRVIQAFFPPEAEVMAEFCENGYKDALTFLKENDLLEIDSPRTDLITTHKQDKSFSHYNVHNQSVVDTDQDRHTQYGSKRRQNCQLDNHEAGLLPEPIKKVISEARTKKRRWMAELFVVKLVTSILMLCLLPVETVYFTLLKFAYWTPEIASDLRWLWDLTMQMTGLVWRQLCSKAGRVGGFLEDS, from the exons ATGCTTAACTCGAATAAAGAGTGGACCATCTCTTTTTCTGGCTGTGGTTTTTTGAGCATATATTATTTGGGAGTGTATGTCTGCCTGTTGGAGCGGGCACAGGACCTGATTGAAAGGACAACAAAGATTTGTGGGGCTTCATCGGGAGCACTGATAGGAGCAATGATAGCATGCCAACTATCACCAG CAAAGTGCTGTAAAAATCTGATGGAACTTTCCAAAGAGGCTCGGAAGGGCACACTAGGCTCCATGCATCCATCCTTCAACTTACTGAAGTTAACTAGGAAGCTCCTGGTCCAGGAGCTGCCCAGTAACGCTCACCACATGGCCAGTGGGAGACTGTGTGTGTCACTAACACGTGTTTCAGACGGACAGAATGTGCTGGTGTCTGAGTTTGCAAGCAAAAATGACCTCATCCAG GCTCTAATTTGCAGCTgctttttcccactttactgTGGAGTAGTGCCACCAAGTTATCATGGTACT cgCTATGTGGACGGAGCCCTGAGTAATAACCTACCTTATTTCAGTCTGAGGAACACCATCACTGTCTCGATATTTTCTGGAGAAAGCGATATCTGTCCTTATGATTATCCATTTTACTTCCATGAAGTACGACATAGCAATGTTAGCATCCAGGTCAACTTTGCTAATGTACAACGCGTCATCCAGGCCTTCTTCCCTCCAGAAGCTGAG GTTATGGCAGAGTTCTGTGAAAATGGATACAAAGATGCTCTAACTTTTCTGAAAGAAAACG ATTTGCTAGAAATAGACTCACCCAGGACTGATCTAATAACAACTCACAAGCAAGACAAATCATTCAGTCACTACAATGTACACAACCAGTCAGTGGTGGACACAGACCAAGATAGGCACACACAGTATGGATCAAAGAGGAGACAGAACTGTCAGCTGGATAATCATGAGGCTGGCCTGCTTCCTGAGCCCATAAAAAAAG TTATCTCTGAGGCCAGAACAAAGAAACGAAGATGGATGGCTGAACTTTTTGTAGTGAAGTTGGTCACATCCATACTGATGCTGTGTCTTCTGCCTGTTGAAACAGTCTACTTCACACTTCTGAA ATTTGCTTACTGGACGCCGGAGATAGCGTCTGATCTGCGGTGGCTATGGGACCTGACCATGCAGATGACTGGACTGGTGTGGCGACAACTATGCTCTAAAG CAGGAAGAGTTGGTGGATTCCTTGAAGACTCATGA
- the LOC108420326 gene encoding patatin-like phospholipase domain-containing protein 2 isoform X3 — translation MLNSNKEWTISFSGCGFLSIYYLGVYVCLLERAQDLIERTTKICGASSGALIGAMIACQLSPAKCCKNLMELSKEARKGTLGSMHPSFNLLKLTRKLLVQELPSNAHHMASGRLCVSLTRVSDGQNVLVSEFASKNDLIQALICSCFFPLYCGVVPPSYHGTRYVDGALSNNLPYFSLRNTITVSIFSGESDICPYDYPFYFHEVRHSNVSIQVNFANVQRVIQAFFPPEAEVMAEFCENGYKDALTFLKENDLLEIDSPRTDLITTHKQDKSFSHYNVHNQSVVDTDQDRHTQYGSKRRQNCQLDNHEAGLLPEPIKKVISEARTKKRRWMAELFVVKLVTSILMLCLLPVETVYFTLLKFAYWTPEIASDLRWLWDLTMQMTGLVWRQLCSKVSRKSWWIP, via the exons ATGCTTAACTCGAATAAAGAGTGGACCATCTCTTTTTCTGGCTGTGGTTTTTTGAGCATATATTATTTGGGAGTGTATGTCTGCCTGTTGGAGCGGGCACAGGACCTGATTGAAAGGACAACAAAGATTTGTGGGGCTTCATCGGGAGCACTGATAGGAGCAATGATAGCATGCCAACTATCACCAG CAAAGTGCTGTAAAAATCTGATGGAACTTTCCAAAGAGGCTCGGAAGGGCACACTAGGCTCCATGCATCCATCCTTCAACTTACTGAAGTTAACTAGGAAGCTCCTGGTCCAGGAGCTGCCCAGTAACGCTCACCACATGGCCAGTGGGAGACTGTGTGTGTCACTAACACGTGTTTCAGACGGACAGAATGTGCTGGTGTCTGAGTTTGCAAGCAAAAATGACCTCATCCAG GCTCTAATTTGCAGCTgctttttcccactttactgTGGAGTAGTGCCACCAAGTTATCATGGTACT cgCTATGTGGACGGAGCCCTGAGTAATAACCTACCTTATTTCAGTCTGAGGAACACCATCACTGTCTCGATATTTTCTGGAGAAAGCGATATCTGTCCTTATGATTATCCATTTTACTTCCATGAAGTACGACATAGCAATGTTAGCATCCAGGTCAACTTTGCTAATGTACAACGCGTCATCCAGGCCTTCTTCCCTCCAGAAGCTGAG GTTATGGCAGAGTTCTGTGAAAATGGATACAAAGATGCTCTAACTTTTCTGAAAGAAAACG ATTTGCTAGAAATAGACTCACCCAGGACTGATCTAATAACAACTCACAAGCAAGACAAATCATTCAGTCACTACAATGTACACAACCAGTCAGTGGTGGACACAGACCAAGATAGGCACACACAGTATGGATCAAAGAGGAGACAGAACTGTCAGCTGGATAATCATGAGGCTGGCCTGCTTCCTGAGCCCATAAAAAAAG TTATCTCTGAGGCCAGAACAAAGAAACGAAGATGGATGGCTGAACTTTTTGTAGTGAAGTTGGTCACATCCATACTGATGCTGTGTCTTCTGCCTGTTGAAACAGTCTACTTCACACTTCTGAA ATTTGCTTACTGGACGCCGGAGATAGCGTCTGATCTGCGGTGGCTATGGGACCTGACCATGCAGATGACTGGACTGGTGTGGCGACAACTATGCTCTAAAG TCAGCAGGAAGAGTTGGTGGATTCCTTGA
- the samm50 gene encoding sorting and assembly machinery component 50 homolog A yields MGTVHARSLDPLPMQGPELGVQADDLDLVEPDHEPQQEVLENKDVVVQHVHIDGLGRTKEDILTYEIADVFRAKNLIDVMKKSHDARQRLLRLGIFRQVEVVIDTAEGADAMPNGLDVTFEVKELRRMTGSYNTMVGNNEGSMVLGLKLPNIFGRAEKLTFQFSYGTKETSYGLSFFKPQPGHFERNFSVNIYKVTGQFPWSSLRETDRGISTEFSFPIWRTNHTLKWEGVWRELGCLARTASFAVREESGHSLKSSLSHAMVIDTRNSPILPKKGALLKINQELAGYTGGDASFLKEDFEIQLNKRLFWDSVLSASLWGGMLLAIGDKPTSICDRFYLGGPTSVRGFSMYSIGPQSEGDYLGGEAYWAGGLHLYTPLPFRPGRGGFGDLFRTHFFLNAGNLCNLNYGEGPRAHLSKLAECIRWSYGAGIVLRLGNIARLELNYCIPMGVQSGDRICDGVQFGAGIRFL; encoded by the exons ATGGGGACCGTGCACGCCAGA AGTTTAGACCCTCTACCTATGCAAGGACCTGAACTGGGGGTGCAAGCAGATGACCTGGACCTGGTGGAACCAGATCACGAGCCTCAGCAAGAAGTTCTTGAAAACAAAGAT GTTGTAGTCCAACATGTGCATATAGATGGCCTTGGAAGAACAAAAGAGGACATCTTGACATATGAAATTGCAGATGTTTTCCGAGCCAAGAACTTGATTGAT GTGATGAAAAAGTCCCATGATGCCAGACAGAGACTTCTGCGTCTAGGAATATTTAGACAAGTGGAAGTTGTCATCGATACTGCTGAAG GGGCAGATGCAATGCCCAATGGACTGGATGTAACATTCGAGGTCAAGGAGCTCAGAAGAATGACTGGAAGCTACAACACCATGGTTGGAAACAATGAGGGAAGCATG GTGCTGGGATTGAAACTGCCTAATATTTTTGGCCGTGCTGAAAAACTCACCTTTCAGTTCTCCTACGGTACCAAGGAAACATCCTATGGCCTCTCCTTCTTTAAGCCCCAGCCTGGACACTTTGAGCGCAA TTTCTCCGTCAATATATACAAAGTCACAGGCCAGTTCCCATGGAGTTCACTGAGGGAGACTGACAGAGGAATCTCCACAGAGTTCAGT TTCCCAATCTGGAGAACGAACCACACGCTGAAGTGGGAGGGTGTGTGGAGAGAGCTGGGCTGTTTGGCACGCACTGCCTCCTTTGCCGTCAGAGAGGAGAGCGGCCATTCACTCAAATCATCTCTCTCA CATGCAATGGTCATTGATACACGCAACTCTCCAATCCTCCCCAAGAAAGGTGCCTTACTAAAAATCAATCAG GAGTTGGCAGGCTACACAGGTGGAGATGCTAGCTTCCTGAAGGAGGACTTTGAGATTCAACTCAACAAGCGTCTCTTCTGGGACTCG gttctctctgcctctctatgGGGTGGTATGCTGCTGGCCATCGGAGACAAACCAACATCCATTTGTGACAG GTTTTATCTGGGTGGTCCCACAAGTGTGAGGGGGTTCAGCATGTACAGCATTGGACCACAGAGTGAAG GTGATTACCTAGGTGGAGAAGCATATTGGGCTGGTGGGCTCCACCTGTACACCCCTCTACCCTTCAGGCCAGGCCGAGGAGGCTTTGGGGACCTCTTCAGGACACACTTCTTTCTCAATGCCGGAAACCTGTGTAACCTCAACTATG GTGAGGGGCCGCGAGCCCACCTGAGCAAGCTGGCAGAGTGTATCCGCTGGTCGTATGGAGCAGGCATTGTGCTGCGTCTGGGGAACATTGCTCGGCTGGAGCTCAACTATTGCATTCCCATGGGTGTCCAGAGTGGAGACAG GATATGTGATGGAGTGCAGTTTGGAGCAGGCATTCGCTTCCTGTAA
- the efcab6 gene encoding EF-hand calcium-binding domain-containing protein 6: MSTVVPLSPDLESLRPTSQGIAIIPRSRSTSRMPSGDLQWKNALKSDSASSVLSVADENLSLADIESMLSQKVGIRKDDLKAAFRAFDQENRGTITKGEFRRIIEGFLVPLTQSQFEALLAKVPKRTNGTIPYLDFLQQYCKISSGTRTPSVSGTHRRWPLGELQCRLKDKIGGNLKNITRAFRLFDYNRDGRIQQHELRRVLESYCFPLSQQEFHRLWSHYSPNNSQTISFKEFLERLGVDCENYRKIVPDSVKLALNWDAVNRSTAQPKSRTAVWTASSETAGSLDEIHTKFLKKMSSNYAFVERALQAFDVKDSGVVSHDDLKSVLSSFLFPISDSIFPSLLMRFGVNPAEPVEWRKFIGLFREEEQLLPVGKDTDAVTPDLSSIEEVLPKLREQILKAFPLLKRGFLVLDESRTGVVSRPDLRRLLESLTIRLTDGQFKALINLFCVPNSGTVNYQHFMEFIQQKTPAVGQEQSSKPPEQPETQRKLSAVSPSSTATWPMEQEILKEKLSEQYDSLMASLSLADPMQSCFVPPEDLRKLIQQYGLTLSDSHFSKLCEPFIDSGGVNYKLLMMSLGLSKRSGKIRSANKSPSIMERNESAHMESTRKQEMVDAVLRRLRDKLQMHGVTLEHYLMAISRSAGILDLRDFQKILDDCRISLQVPEFQILIQALGFCDGQISFGEFVAKYEDAITREKEEQRTKSSNIKTSSLMSAEDCFNQLEKRIKDIHGDVLTAFRLMDRNRDGLVYQNDFRVLFNSLKFVTKEKEYQRLLKLLGFKPGSNLNYTEFFHKIQPNKRNGLQLITNMTADQLLERACEQVHTYLMTSVRTEWGTFSKTFCQYAEDGESIITKNDLRNILYKYFLPITPREFEKIWARYDEDGKGYVTQIEFLDKLNIIPNEFTQPESPIDKPTNRTACTTPLTETTLQKLRDWLKLSLEDVSNSLVAMNKSRDGDVTVTDLLSLLNSHGFQIEECQLLHLINNLGVNVYHSKLSYLDFLERLAGPAAVMASPRSQTRGSPTPREDVGELSPERALQRVRELVTTSSYTLSKAFTAFDKTKNGMIAQPEFRRVLDHFCIRLSDVQYKKLLAKLSVTDGEETRVDWKQFLQTFNLCNQETSEEWLEKVQKMRFPNQAHPLPIGDILQRIQEVVTARFHTITKEIEDLDYASINAISKEHFKVICDHHFMRLTVDQFEMLWKMLPVNSHGRLDYHEFLKKFSEEMKEKEKPGVSPSPDHLIPSPAALPQCPKSASCILERSKSLTPEQPKRPSTVCGRISVPLEPEAVEQRLRSQIRVCWRRVQRRCREADPGRTGEIDKKAFLDILESLHIDLTQPQFEQLSEKYNISKNGHVCYSEFLQHFVLMLRPQTNTSTGRCKLNLPRTPMSAGPLSRLGVDALLRLFGPIQLNWRTMRRTFVSYDKERTGKISVQDFRKVMRQYNVNISEEDFFHLTSFLDKNISGKISYNEFLSIFQK; this comes from the exons ATGTCCACAGTAGTTCCTCTCAGTCCAGATCTGGAGAGTTTGAGGCCTACATCTCAAGGAATTGCCATCATCCCCAGAAGCAGGAGCACATCTCGCATGCCCAGTGGAGACCTTCAGTGGAAAAATGCTCTCAAATCTGACTCTG CCTCCTCTGTGCTGTCGGTGGCAGATGAGAATCTGTCTTTAGCAGACATTGAGAGCATGCTCTCACAGAAAGTGGGGATCAGGAAGGATGACTTGAAGGCAGCTTTCCGTGCCTTTGACCAAGAGAACAGGGGAACTATTACCAAAGGAGAATTTCGCCGTATTATTGAGGGCTTCCTTGTGCCACTTACTCAGTCTCAGTTTGAAGCTTTGTTAGCAAAG GTTCCAAAGAGAACGAATGGAACAATACCTTACTTGGATTTCCTGCAACAATACTGCAAGATCTCATCAGGAACTAG GACACCTTCTGTAAGTGGTACTCACCGGAGGTGGCCACTGGGAGAGCTACAGTGCCGTCTGAAGGACAAG ATTGGAGGCAACCTAAAAAACATCACAAGAGCTTTTCGCCTATTTGATTATAATCGAGATGGGCGGATTCAACAGCATGAACTAAGGAGAGTTCTGGAGAGCTACTGCTTTCCACTGAGCCAGCAGGAATTTCACAG GCTCTGGTCGCACTACAGTCCAAATAACTCACAAACAATATCCTTCAAGGAGTTTCTCGAGAGGCTTGGTGTCGATTGTGAGAACTACAGGAAGATTGTGCCTGACTCTGTAAAACTTG CTTTGAATTGGGATGCAGTAAATCGATCAACAGCACAGCCCAAAAGCAGAACAGCAGTTTGGACTGCTTCATCTGAGACCGCAGGTTCTTTGGATGAAATCCACACCAAGTTTCTGAAAAAA ATGAGCTCAAATTATGCCTTTGTGGAAAGAGCCCTTCAAGCATTTGACGTCAAAGACAGTGGTGTTGTCTCCCATGATGACTTGAAGTCAGTCCTGAGTAGTTTCCTTTTCCCAATCAGTGACAGCATTTTTCCGAGTCTCTTGATGAG ATTTGGAGTGAACCCTGCAGAACCTGTGGAATGGAGAAAGTTCATTGGTCTATTCAGAGAAGAAGAGCAGCTCTTACCTGTGGG AAAAGACACAGATGCTGTAACCCCTGACTTGTCCAGTATTGAAGAAGTCTTACCAAAGTTACGAGAGCAGATACTTAAAGCTTTTCCTCTTCTGAAGAGAGGCTTCCTGGTCTTGGATGAG AGCAGAACTGGAGTGGTCAGCAGGCCTGATCTGCGGAGACTTCTGGAGAGTTTGACCATAAGGCTGACAGATGGGCAGTTCAAAGCGCTGATCAATCTTTTCTGTGTACCAAACTCAGGAACAGTAAACTACCAGCATTTCATGGAATTTATCCAGCAAAAAACACCAGCAGTG GGTCAGGAGCAGAGCAGCAAGCCCCCAGAGCAGCCAGAGACCCAGCGTAAGCTTTCTGCTGTATCTCCATCATCGACAGCAACCTGGCCTATG GAACAGGAAATTCTTAAGGAGAAGCTGTCTGAGCAATATGATTCATTGATGGCATCTCTAAGCCTTGCAGACCCAATGCAGAGCTGCTTTGTTCCTCCTGAAGATTTGAGAAAGCTCATACAGCAGTATGGGCTGACACTGTCTGACAGCCACTTCAGCAA GCTCTGTGAGCCATTTATAGATTCTGGAGGAGTGAACTACAAGTTGTTAATGATGAGCCTTGGCCTCTCCAAAAGGAGTGGAAAGATAAGAAGTGCTAACAAAAGTCCTAGCATCATGGAGAG AAATGAGAGTGCTCATATGGAGAGCACTCGGAAGCAGGAGATGGTGGATGCTGTTCTAAGGAGGCTCAGAGACAAGCTGCAGATGCATGGGGTCACTCTCGAGCACTATCTAATGGCCATTTCCAGGTCTGCAGGAATTCTTGACCTGAGAGACTTCCAGAAG ATTCTGGATGATTGCAGAATTTCCCTACAAGTGCCAGAGTTCCAGATCCTCATCCAGGCTCTTGGTTTCTGTGATGGACAGATCTCCTTTGGAGAATTTGTGGCCAAATATGAAG ATGCCATAacaagagaaaaggaagagcAAAGAACAAAGTCGAGCAATATTAAAACCAGCAGTCTGATGTCCGCGGAGGACTGTTTCAATCAACTTGAAAAGAGAATCAAAGACATTCACGGG GATGTTTTAACGGCATTCCGGCTGATGGACAGGAACAGAGATGGACTGGTGTATCAGAACGACTTCAGGGTTCTATTTAACAGCCTGAAGTTTGTCACTAAAGAAAAGGAATATCAGAGactgctgaagctgctgggcTTTAAGCCTGGCTCCAATCTTAACTACACTGAGTTCTTCCACAAAATCCAGCCTAACAAGAGAAATGGACTACAGCTCATCACTAACATGAC AGCCGATCAGTTGCTTGAACGAGCATGTGAGCAGGTTCACACCTACCTGATGACCTCTGTACGCACAGAATGGGGAACGTTCTCAAAG ACTTTCTGCCAGTATGCTGAGGATGGTGAAAGTATAATTACTAAGAATGATCTGAGGAATATCCTTTACAAATACTTCTTGCCCATCACTCCAAGAGAATTTGAGAAAATATGGGCAAG GTATGATGAGGATGGGAAAGGATATGTGACTCAGATAGAGTTCCTGGACAAATTGAATATCATACCGAATGAGTTTACACAGCCAGAGAGTCCAATAGACAAGCCCACAAACAGAACAGCCTGTACGACCCCCCTCACAGAGACCACACTGCAAAAGTTAAG gGATTGGTTAAAGCTCAGCTTGGAAGATGTGAGCAATAGCCTGGTGGCAATGAATAAGAGTAGAGATGGTGATGTGACAGTGACGGACCTGCTATCTCTTTTAAACAGTCATGGTTTCCAGATAGAAGAATGCCAGTTACTGCATCTAATCAACAA TCTAGGAGTTAATGTCTACCATAGTAAGCTGTCTTACCTTGATTTTCTTGAGCGTCTTGCTGGTCCTGCAGCTGTAATGGCATCTCCCCGCAGCCAAACCAGAGGGTCTCCTACACCAAGAGAAGATGTTGGAGAACTCAGCCCTGAAAGAGCTTTACAGAGGGTCAGAGAGCTGGTCACCACCTCCTCATACACTCTCTCCAAG gcatttacagcatttgatAAAACTAAAAATGGCATGATAGCTCAGCCTGAATTTCGGCGGGTGCTGGACCATTTCTGCATCAGGCTCTCTGATGTGCAATACAAGAAGCTTCTGGCTAAACTTTCAGTCACAGATGGAGAAGAAACCAGGGTAGATTGGAAGCAGTTTCTGCAAACCTTCAACCTTTGCAATCAAGAG ACATCCGAAGAATGGCTAGAGAAGGTCCAGAAGATGCGCTTCCCTAACCAGGCCCATCCTCTGCCAATCGGTGATATATTGCAGAGGATTCAAGAAGTAGTCACTGCTCGTTTTCACACCATAACCAAGGAAATAGAGGACCTGGACTATGCCAGCATAAATGCCATTTCAAAAGAGCACTTCAAGGTCATCTGTGACCACCACTTTATGAGACTTACTGTTGATCAG TTTGAAATGCTGTGGAAAATGTTGCCTGTCAATTCACATGGCCGCCTGGATTACCATGAGTTCCTGAAGAAGTTCAgtgaagaaatgaaagagaaagaaaagcctGGAGTATCACCTTCCCCAGACCATTTAATCCCATCACCTGCTGCTCTGCCACAGTGCCCTAAGTCTGCATCCTGCATCCTTGAACGAAGCAAG TCATTAACTCCAGAGCAGCCCAAGCGTCCCTCCACAGTATGTGGTAGGATTTCGGTGCCGTTGGAACCCGAAGCTGTGGAGCAGAGGTTGCGCTCCCAGATCCGCGTCTGTTGGAGGAGGGTTCAGAGGAGGTGTAGGGAGGCCGATCCTGGCAGAACTGGAGAGATCGACAAAAAGGCTTTCTTAG ACATACTGGAGAGTCTCCATATTGACctgacacagcctcagtttgaACAACTGTCTGAGAAGTATAACATCAGCAAAAATGGACACGTCTGCTACTCAGAATTTCTGCAGCACTTTGTGCTCATGCTCAGACCTCAGACCAACACCAGCACTGGCAGATGCAAACTGAACCTGCCCAGAACACCA ATGAGTGCTGGGCCCCTAAGCAGGCTGGGTGTGGATGCCTTGCTCAGGCTGTTTGGTCCTATCCAGCTCAACTGGAGGACCATGAGACGGACGTTTGTCTCCTATGACAAAGAGCGTACAGGGAAGATTTCTGTACAGGACTTCAGAAAG GTTATGAGACAGTACAACGTAAATATTTCAGAAGAAGATTTCTTTCATCTTACATCTTTCTTGGACAAGAACATCTCTGGAAAAATTTCATACAATGAATTTCTAAGCATTTTCCAAAAATGA
- the LOC108420326 gene encoding patatin-like phospholipase domain-containing protein 2 isoform X4 — protein MLNSNKEWTISFSGCGFLSIYYLGVYVCLLERAQDLIERTTKICGASSGALIGAMIACQLSPAKCCKNLMELSKEARKGTLGSMHPSFNLLKLTRKLLVQELPSNAHHMASGRLCVSLTRVSDGQNVLVSEFASKNDLIQALICSCFFPLYCGVVPPSYHGTRYVDGALSNNLPYFSLRNTITVSIFSGESDICPYDYPFYFHEVRHSNVSIQVNFANVQRVIQAFFPPEAEVMAEFCENGYKDALTFLKENDLLEIDSPRTDLITTHKQDKSFSHYNVHNQSVVDTDQDRHTQYGSKRRQNCQLDNHEAGLLPEPIKKVISEARTKKRRWMAELFVVKLVTSILMLCLLPVETVYFTLLKFAYWTPEIASDLRWLWDLTMQMTGLVWRQLCSKEKHI, from the exons ATGCTTAACTCGAATAAAGAGTGGACCATCTCTTTTTCTGGCTGTGGTTTTTTGAGCATATATTATTTGGGAGTGTATGTCTGCCTGTTGGAGCGGGCACAGGACCTGATTGAAAGGACAACAAAGATTTGTGGGGCTTCATCGGGAGCACTGATAGGAGCAATGATAGCATGCCAACTATCACCAG CAAAGTGCTGTAAAAATCTGATGGAACTTTCCAAAGAGGCTCGGAAGGGCACACTAGGCTCCATGCATCCATCCTTCAACTTACTGAAGTTAACTAGGAAGCTCCTGGTCCAGGAGCTGCCCAGTAACGCTCACCACATGGCCAGTGGGAGACTGTGTGTGTCACTAACACGTGTTTCAGACGGACAGAATGTGCTGGTGTCTGAGTTTGCAAGCAAAAATGACCTCATCCAG GCTCTAATTTGCAGCTgctttttcccactttactgTGGAGTAGTGCCACCAAGTTATCATGGTACT cgCTATGTGGACGGAGCCCTGAGTAATAACCTACCTTATTTCAGTCTGAGGAACACCATCACTGTCTCGATATTTTCTGGAGAAAGCGATATCTGTCCTTATGATTATCCATTTTACTTCCATGAAGTACGACATAGCAATGTTAGCATCCAGGTCAACTTTGCTAATGTACAACGCGTCATCCAGGCCTTCTTCCCTCCAGAAGCTGAG GTTATGGCAGAGTTCTGTGAAAATGGATACAAAGATGCTCTAACTTTTCTGAAAGAAAACG ATTTGCTAGAAATAGACTCACCCAGGACTGATCTAATAACAACTCACAAGCAAGACAAATCATTCAGTCACTACAATGTACACAACCAGTCAGTGGTGGACACAGACCAAGATAGGCACACACAGTATGGATCAAAGAGGAGACAGAACTGTCAGCTGGATAATCATGAGGCTGGCCTGCTTCCTGAGCCCATAAAAAAAG TTATCTCTGAGGCCAGAACAAAGAAACGAAGATGGATGGCTGAACTTTTTGTAGTGAAGTTGGTCACATCCATACTGATGCTGTGTCTTCTGCCTGTTGAAACAGTCTACTTCACACTTCTGAA ATTTGCTTACTGGACGCCGGAGATAGCGTCTGATCTGCGGTGGCTATGGGACCTGACCATGCAGATGACTGGACTGGTGTGGCGACAACTATGCTCTAAAG AGAAACACATCTGA